The region CAAATCCTCCATACTGTTCCAGAACAAAGGAAGACAATACAAACGCTGGGTTTACTACGCTTCTCAAAGCTTTGATTCGTTATGTCCACACAGGTATGCAATGTTACCACCCATCTGCTCAGATCTGGTGTCtggtgcatttgtgtgtttgtttgtgtgtgtgtgcatatttaacCTCCTGTAGGCCTCAGAGACCAGGCTCCGTCTGCGATAGTCGTTGGCTTCCTGAAAGAGGCTCATAGTGTAGCTGTCTGACAGCATCTTTTGCATGGCcgcttcacaaacacaaagagggaagagaggggggTAGAGAGTGGATTCGGATTTTtgggaggaagagaagatgTGAGGGGAGGAATGGGGAGACAGCCACAAGAAAGGGACAAGCagaatgaaaagacaaacattaaaaGCAGCGTTTGACATATCgatgacatttaaaacattttgttgacatttctcTACCAGGATTTTTGGAGCGTCAGATATggaaatgaattcatttgatCAATGCATATGTTGTATTACAAGTATGTAGTACAGTTTAGGAAATCATCTTCTGAGGCATCATCAGTATTGAGTTATAcagaggtgtttctattattttgtccacccccaATGAGGGTAGCAGAAATAAGAGAAATACCTCTCTGTGTAATGCAAATacacaacagcaccacaaactacatgctaacagaaaataattgagaagcacTGCATTAGACAGATGTAGGTGTGTATGTAGATGGACACACTCATTTAACAATTCCTCAGGACAACTTCACCTGAAGTTTGTGAGCCAAGCTTCTTACCTGCaacctctcttttcctcagcGAATTGGCTTCTTCTTGTGTGATGGCGGTCAGATGCTCCATACGGATCCTGTGAGGGACCATcaacaatgacttttttttttatagtaatAGTTTACTGACCTTTACCAGTAGCCAAAGTGCCGGACAGCtgaaagtcataaaaatattCTGATATTGTACACATCACAGTTACTTTATTCCTCAGCTAAAGCTAATCTAAGTTATGCAGATGACCCCGAAGTACGGAGAAGAAATATACGTAACGCTACAAACAAAGTGCAGGGTTGGCACATAAATGCTGTGCATGCCAAACGCAGAAattaatattataaaaaaagaCTCTGGGTCACTGCACACATGATGCTTTGAGCTCAATGCTAACGTCAGCATAACACATttacaatgacaatgctaacatgctccaAGCGGACATAATGTTCACCTTACTCAATATCTTAGTTTagcacgttagcatgctaacgtttACTAATGAGCACTAAAAACAAAGTACAGCCGAGACTCATTTCTTTTCGCAGATATTAGATCCTAAACCAAAATATTGGACAATTACAATTTACAATTCCATTTGAGGtggacatgaatgtctgtatccATCTGAAACACATCTCACCCAACCCAGAGATGTTCTGATCTCTTAGCTGTTCCACATTCAAGCTTTAGAACTTAAAAACGCTGGCTCTTTCACTATAGTTGTTGTTAAATTGTGATTGTAGATCTGGATGCTAGGAATCAGTCCACTCACCGATCTTCCTCCATGGCTTGAAGAAACTCGGTGCTCTTTTTCTGcctggagagacagaaatgaacaCACTGCATTTAGCATCTGTGGACACTTTATAAAGAAAGCATCGCACCCTCTCTTTACAGCAAATCACAGCTGGTTCTTTCGGGTCTTACCGGTTGTTGTCCATCAGCATGTTGCTGATACGGCTGGTAATGCTGTCTTCCGCTTGTCTGACTTTCTCCAGCACCAGCAGCCTCTCGGCCTCCTGAGCCCTCTGCTGCTGGCTGACTCCAAGCTCCAGACGCTCCTGCTCCTAAAAGTATCAGGCAGACACACATTAATGACACATTTAACTCAAGATGCCTTTGAGCAATTCTCATTAAACCCACTGGAGACAACCGAGCTGCTTCCTTCTGTTGAGTGTAAAAAAGGGTTAGAACCTAACAAATTGCCGCTTGCAGCTAAATTTCTCAGGAAGAATTTGCACATCAATTCCAGTTTTTGAGCTTTGAGTTTCATATTTCAAGTTCGTTTCCGCTCAAGGCAATCTGAGCCGAGGCGAAGGGTTCGGCGCCTTGGGGTTAGGGAGTTAGTTTAATAGAAAAACCAGGAGAAATATAGAAGGGTTCTAGGCTACCTCCTAGGAcctcaataataaaaataataatgttaacAATAATAAGACTTAGACCTGCAGACAGATATTAATGGGGTCTTTGTCCCTCATGCAATTTGCACCTGGTGGCCCGCCAAGGCAATGCAGTTCAGACCTGGAGGCTCATGGGCACAATGCAAGTCTCAGGTTGGAACACCCCTCAGCACAGTCTTTATGCTGAGGGGTATTCCAAAAATCATGAGGGACCTCAGATGCTATGTGCAACAATCTATGAAAAAAATTCAGCCTAAGATGAGTTCCAAAAAGTActcaaatatttcaaatatttttttaaactttgtgtaAAAGCGCCCCCTATTGAGTAATATGCAGCAAACAGCAAACTACTGGCCCAAGTTTCGTGTTGACAGACCTACGTAAAGATACAGCATCATTTTCCTTACCGCTTGCATTTTTGGGAGAATAAAAACCCTTTGTGAAGAACTTGGGATAATATCAATACAGTGCCACCTAGAGGTCGACTGGCACCAAAAATTTGCAGAGGGACTCAGAGGGTGATGAGTAACTACTGGACCGAGTTTTGTGTTAACAGGAATGACTGTTGTCAAAATCGAAGCAATGACATCCCATAGGCAAATATGTGCTATTTTTGTAtgtatctatttttttttgtgtatgtaagGTACAGTGTGGAAGTCAGTGTGAAGCACTCACCCTGAAAATTTTATATAAATCATGTAACTTTCACGGTGTATGCTACAGTACCACTTTTACCATTTAACACTTAGAATGCTAATAAGCCGGGAGAAGCAAAGAAGGGGCAGTAAACAGTGAGCCtggacaggtttttttttttttttttttttttaggattttaaaCACAGGCAGTGTATCATTAACTCCAACACAAGGATATAGCTCCAACAAAGAAATCTATAAAACAAAACGCATATCTACCAAACAGTGAGTGAGCGTGTGTTTTATTTACCTGTCGGACTGAGTTGAGGATGTTTTCCTTGCGGGAGGTGTTCATGAGAAGAAGCTGGGTGTGCTCCTGTCGCTTCTCCTCCATGTGCCGCTCAAAGGCCAATTTCTCCTGATGCTTCTGCTCCTGAGGGATGGAGGGGCAAGTTAAGAGTTTCCATCTACTGCATGTTCACATGTCTATTCCTTGTCATCTACAATCAACTGACTGTTCAGGATTTCAATGAAAAACCATGGATATCTGGAGTGAaacctgacagacacacacctttctcTTCTCGTAGTCACTGAATTTGTTCTGCAACAGAAATAGAGCAAAAGGGTAAATGACAGCGTGACAACAGAAGGTCCACATAATCAACTTTACACAGTCATCAGAGGAGTGAGCCATAAATATCGATTCATTTCGACACCTGTACCGGGTcttgagtgtttttgtgtgtcaccCCTACTGTACCTGCCAGGCCTCCTCCAAGCCATCCCATTGGTCACAGTTCTGTTTGCCACAGTCATTCTCCAGCACTGGCAAGAGATACTGGGATGGGGGGCAGTACTCCTCTCCCAGCTCTGAAAACCACATCAGCCAAGAAATCCACCATATAAGTCTAAAATAATGTTCTGAGAAAACCTCAGCACCTTAACTTAAAagagattttcattttctcacttcAAGATTTTAATTATCTTAGCTGTTGTCCAGATTTATTTTAGATATAATCCTTACAGTTTCAGTCCTGGCTGATTTGGCGAAAccactttcatttttaacatgGCTCTATAATGGAGTTTAATCACAAACTTAACAGCAGTGCTTCAGTGCCCTCTCTAGCACAGTAGTAGCAGCTTGGCTGTAAACTCTTACTGGAACAATTGCTGGAAACTAGGTCTGTGGTGTAGGTGTGGTGTAGTGTTACAGAACTCTGGTCTTGGCTTTAAATATTCAACAGCTGCACAAAATTCAACAGACTCtggattttacattttcataggATAACTCAGTACTAATTATATGGCAATAACCTACACTGATATGAATGGGAAACACgtaatgtctttgtgtgtgtgtgtatgtctgtgtgtgtgtgtgtggtacagcAGGTAGCCTGAGTAAATGCTCACCGGAGCATAGGAAGCGTTGGATCTTTTCCGTCCCCTCtgtacacacagatgcaggtgGGTAGGACATCATAGCTGCGTCAAGTGTAAAGCTCtgtctcagcacacacacacacacacacacacacacacacacatgcagtgtttGTATAAAACCATATCCATGTTTTTAGCTTTCCTGTAAATATGCATCTGAGGATACACACCTCTAGGGTGCGGATGTAGGCCAAAGCTTTGGGGAGCTGGACAATGTTGTTATCACTAAGGTCCAGAGTGCGCAGGCTGCTCAAAGAGCCGATGGACGAAGGCAGCTCACTGAGACAGTTACCTTTAACGTAAAAACAAGTGATGGGGAAAACAACATAACCAACGTCATTTCACTCGTACGTCTTCTCGCTCATGGGGTAAGCAAAGCAGGAAGCATTATACCCTTCAAACTGAGTGTCTGCAGGAGCTGCAGATCCCCGATGGAGTCCGGCAGGGCCTTCAAACGGTTCTTCTCCACATTCAGAATCTGACATAAAATGGACACAAACGGATGATGAGCGCCATTCGTTCACACTCCGTGCCACAAGTCGAGCTCAGAGCAGGCTTTTTACCTGCAGTGACGACAGCTTCCCAATGTCTTCTGGGAGAGAGGTGAGCTTATTCTCATGCAGATCCAAAACctggaggagggagacaggCGGATTCACTCAGAATTCTGCCTTCTAGcagaactattttttttttgacaccatcatcatcatcatcaaatgaGATGCTGGCTGAAAGATCAACGGAAACAGGAAGACTTACTCTGTGCCTGTTGGGCTTCTCAGGTTTTTAAATGAGAcaacatgtgtttttatttctcatcaCACTTGAGTTTACATCACCTTTAAAGTGGCGAGAGCACTGATGTCACATCCTTTAGGCAGCAGGGACCTCAGCTCATTACTGTGGAGGATAAGGACCTGTAGGAGAGCGACAGGGGACACATCTGTTCAACCAgggacgtacacacacacatacagactttAATACGAATGCTTattacacacactgaaaaacaaagaaatagcCTGTAACTTCACAGGTGCACAGTGCATTCTTACCTTCTTCTGTAGCACCTTGCAAATGGAGAAGGCACTTGAGGGAACCTACGGCAGAACAGAGTTAAgacatcattatcattactgaTACGGAGTCAATGACACTGGGACAGCATTCCAAAGTTTGCCAAGGAACACTTGTTGTATAAGTAATAGCAGCAGTACAAGTGCAGGTCATAGATTATTTTTAGTCAATGTGCCTCTCAGCTGTCAACAGTAACATACTCACCTCTGGGAGCTCACAGGCTGAGATGTCCAGGATGTCATCAGCACCTGCCTCTTTAGACTGaggaaacaaggaaaaacaCTCACTGGGTTTGTTTGAAATAAATCTTCAGATAACATAATGTGTTATCTTAACAAAAGACCTCAACGcctggtgggggggggggggggggggctttgtaatgaatggaaaaaaacatagcTACCATATCTGTACACACATCATCTTGTTGTTCTTACCCGGCACAGCTGATATTCCAGTCTCTTTTGGGAGTCATCGCTCGGTTTCCTCTTTCTGAAGAACAGAGGCATTTCTGAGTCTTGCttgtcctgctgtctctctgtctgctgggTTTCCCCCTCCTGCCCCTCCAACTACACTACAAGAGCTGCTCCGGACGACAGACAGGTTGGCAAACAGCAACGACCTGCTGCCTGCACAATGAGAAGAAAGAACAGTGTGATATTAAGCACTAATCAGATGAAGCAATACTCCATAATATTCACCAGCTAGCCGCTAactttgtctttctgctgtATGATGTGAGAGGCAGCTGCTTTCGCTGAACATATCACTATATCACTGTTGTAACCTGTTAGTTAGGGTGAACCATGACCAAGAGTTTTAAAGTGAATCTTATACAGATCACATACACATCATTTTCTGACATAAATGTCTCACCTCTAAGATTTAGAATAAGGATCACTTTGCCTCAGGCAGACAGAATACAGGAAGCAGCACTGTGTCCGATTTTGTTCAAAGTTTATACATATAATAATATTTGGGATCATGTTTGAACATGTGTATCAGTACAATTTCCACATAGCTttctaatacacacacacacactgttctttcTAGCCACCCCACATGCCCTTTGGTCCAATGAACATAATAAAATTTGTCACCACgtcatgttttattcaaaatattttcatgtcCTCAGATACTATACATGATGGGGACACATTAAAATGGCTTGCAGTAGAGGCTTTTCATAGTGTTGGAAAACAGAAAGCATGTCTGTCTTACATCCTACAAGGTTTAGTGCGGCTAGTAACAATACTTGTCAAACTATTAATGCCAAAATATGGCCTCCGAGATATTTTTGAACATGAAGCTTTAAAAATAAGCACTCATTATTTAGACAAGGTCTGAACAAAATCGGAGACGGTACTGCAACAACCAGATCTGATTTGATCTGGATGATTTTAGATGAGAACCTGAAGGGTTACTGAGAAATCATTATGATCTGTTGACATAATAATCACAATTGAATTACCTATGCGTACACCTGatcaaatataaaacaaaagtatgtacatttaaaagaaaaaaaagaatcaaccCAGATTTTCACATACTGTGAGCCAGAACATATGGTATTTAATTTGATATCAAAATGAGAATTTGTTATTTAAAcactaaaattaattaatttcattgcacatgactgtgtaatgacaataaagtctattttattctattctattattAAATGATTCACTGCAGAATTGACACTGCTGAAAATTGTTTAGACATTTAAAACCGGTTATAGATAGTTTAGGAAGGTTTAATTTCCATAGCAACTGATGATTATCACTTTAAAAATTTCTTGAGGTTGTAGTTTGTGGGCTGTGTTTTCACCGTAGTCTGTctgacctgtttgtttttaatcatacATAAGATCAGATGCCCTACACCTCAAGCTGAAAATAATACAAGTCCTGTAACGTGACTCCGTTTTGAATCATTGAATGTTTTAGCGATACCGCACAGGAGCGTGCTCAGTTCTGTTGTGTGCTGTATGGAAGCAACACGGGCCCTGTGGGTGTGGATACGGGCCAAGAAGGAGGTGGGATTACTGGAAAGTACGTAGCTAATGTTATATAGCATTATTACCAAAAAATATTGCCAAAATGTGAACAACCCAGCTACAATTTGTACCTCATAACAACTACTATAAAGCCATCTATGCTGATCGGAATATCAACAATATGAATATTAGTTCGCTGTATGTACATCGCTTCAACGCTTCCCACCGGCATAGGGCTTAATGACTAGGATGATAAGGTTAGCTTCCCAATGACAGCATCCACTGGCTATGTTTAGCTAATACAAGCTAACAAAGGTAGAACGTCAACAACAAGCCATAAACTAAAACAACACGATGTCTAGTTAAGGAGTTACGTTAAACCAACTCAAAAATTTTATACTGACAGGCTTACTGTTGTTGCAGTTTGACTGCTCCTCGATCTTCTTTCggtggctggaaaaaaaaaaaataataacggTTAAGTTCCGATGTTTGCTAACGTTGGACGTCAACAGTTAAAGCTAGTTGGTGAAACGGCCGAGTCAGTTCTCCAGGGCAGAACGGAAATCGAAAATACCTTCGCGGTTATTTTGTAGTTCATAAAGACACGAGAGTGTCCCCCATATGAACCATTTACAGCTGATCACTCCCCTCACGAAGGCTGCAAAATGAAATCACAACAAATAACTACCTGTTTCCTTCTTTTAGCTACAAGTCGATTGTAGCTATAAGCTGCGTGTCGCCCCCTACAGAGCGGAGTGTGCAGTGTCGTGACCCAAATAGTCTAATACGTCCAGTAGTATGTAGTCCACTCGGCCTATATacaaaatttaattttgtaCACAGAGATGCAAATTGAAAAACTATTTTTCGCAGATGAGACTATTGTATAATGCGTAAAACTAAATCAGCTCCACGCTTTCTGTTCACACGCTCAGTTCAGCATGGACATTCAGTGCTGCATGTTAGCAGTTTGTCCAGCAGAGGTCACTgtctatatattttttgtttggattCACAGCGTGTAGGTTAGGAAACGTACTCTGTCCCTGCATGTGGTAATAATTACAATCTCAGTTTAGCTTTTTCCTATACTGTCTGAGCCCCaacatgtcaaataaaaaatatatataagtATCCGCCAGCCTTTTTTATAGTTAAGTGAAATAATGCAGGCAAA is a window of Toxotes jaculatrix isolate fToxJac2 chromosome 16, fToxJac2.pri, whole genome shotgun sequence DNA encoding:
- the lrsam1 gene encoding E3 ubiquitin-protein ligase LRSAM1 translates to MPLFFRKRKPSDDSQKRLEYQLCRSKEAGADDILDISACELPEVPSSAFSICKVLQKKVLILHSNELRSLLPKGCDISALATLKVLDLHENKLTSLPEDIGKLSSLQILNVEKNRLKALPDSIGDLQLLQTLSLKGNCLSELPSSIGSLSSLRTLDLSDNNIVQLPKALAYIRTLESFTLDAAMMSYPPASVCTEGTEKIQRFLCSELGEEYCPPSQYLLPVLENDCGKQNCDQWDGLEEAWQNKFSDYEKRKEQKHQEKLAFERHMEEKRQEHTQLLLMNTSRKENILNSVRQEQERLELGVSQQQRAQEAERLLVLEKVRQAEDSITSRISNMLMDNNRQKKSTEFLQAMEEDRIRMEHLTAITQEEANSLRKREVAAAMQKMLSDSYTMSLFQEANDYRRRSLVSEAYRSMEDLDRKFDKMLSLQALDKSKAITHILQEEEMQKAAFQALQLQKDSVHGYIRNQIKLIEGELMQLTKLEIKRRSLDSENLQEVLVEQRTALSDMLQQLLKQKDQREQELLQILAEMELKSESNQQNYWMIQYQRLLDAKPMSLRMQEAGVENELVSLLCKLSAQHYLPILAHHRVTAEALRHMNSSDLKKLGINELGIQKALLNWAQEHQPEGTGKTVQRDEAAEIVPTAPSASRPLSPPNTSTVQISSPPLTPGTPVTPSAPSPVEGPGSSECVVCMETGAQVIFLPCGHVCCCQVCSDAVQNCPLCRGNISQRIRLYHS